Below is a genomic region from Mycoplasma phocoeninasale.
AATTGGCTTAAGAAGGTGGTGAAATGTAACTTCAACTTCAAGCTCTTTACTACGATTTCAATCTAAAGCATTAGCAGCATTATTAATAGTTACTGGAACAATTGGAAGAAATGTAGATTGTGCTAAACGAAAGGCGCCGCTACTAAATTGTCCTAATTTGCCATCTCTTGTTCTAGTTCCTTCAGCAAAGATAACACCACATGACTTGTTTTTTTTCACAAATTTTCCAAAGTCGCTAAGAACTTCAAGGGCCTCTCTTGGTTTTTTAGTATCAATGAAATGTGTGTTTGCCATTTCGGCAATTTTTTTAATTCTTCTTTTTCCTTTAGTTTCTTTTTTGGCGATAAAGTTAGCTAATTTACTTTGTTTTTTTCCATCCCCATGGTTTCATAGAGCTGAAAAGATAATTAATGGGTCAAGATATGTTGAATGGTTTGGAATAAGTAAACAGGGACCGCTAGGAACATTGTCAAATCCATTAACCTTAACTTTAACATTAAGATGATCTAAAATTCTTGACAAATACTTCTGCAAAAAGAAATTCTTTTCCTCAGTGCGATAGTATTCTGGCATTTTGCGATTTCGACTTGCCTTTCCAGATAGCT
It encodes:
- a CDS encoding lysophospholipid acyltransferase family protein → MKLKTRVFWRALPIWINISKLSGKASRNRKMPEYYRTEEKNFFLQKYLSRILDHLNVKVKVNGFDNVPSGPCLLIPNHSTYLDPLIIFSALWNHGDGKKQSKLANFIAKKETKGKRRIKKIAEMANTHFIDTKKPREALEVLSDFGKFVKKNKSCGVIFAEGTRTRDGKLGQFSSGAFRLAQSTFLPIVPVTINNAANALDWNRSKELEVEVTFHHLLKPIQFQTLEPKALAESVQKIIASNYIDQTITSKETIKNTYSKRNKK